A single window of Pseudoduganella plicata DNA harbors:
- a CDS encoding outer envelope protein — protein MKTLTFTRTAGLLVLAASWNAHAADWSDTSLSYRYGSKFAEPYNSSDIVKHVLNFSHVSGYKYGKNFFSVDYLISDKHDPSAAGATTGAHEAYAVYRHTIDLGKISGANLAFGPVRGVGVTAGFDINSKTDAGYNSKKRMLVLGPTLMFDVPGFLDVSLLALHESNAPYNGFTQTATARYRYDTHAMLTAAWGIPFTLGVPLSFDGYANYIGTKGRNEFGGPTAVEINVDMQVMYDLSAAVGAAKNTFRAGIEYQYWKNKFGNPARTVPGATARTPMVRAEYHF, from the coding sequence ATGAAGACCCTGACGTTCACCCGTACCGCAGGCCTGCTGGTGCTTGCCGCCAGCTGGAACGCGCATGCCGCCGACTGGAGCGATACTTCGCTGAGCTACCGCTACGGCAGCAAATTCGCCGAGCCTTATAACAGCAGCGACATCGTCAAGCACGTTCTCAATTTCAGCCATGTCAGCGGCTACAAGTACGGCAAGAATTTCTTCAGCGTGGACTACCTGATTTCGGACAAACACGACCCGTCGGCCGCAGGGGCGACCACGGGCGCGCACGAGGCCTACGCCGTCTATCGCCACACGATCGACCTGGGCAAGATCAGCGGGGCCAACCTGGCATTCGGTCCCGTGCGCGGCGTGGGCGTGACAGCCGGCTTCGACATCAACAGCAAGACCGATGCCGGCTACAACTCAAAGAAGCGCATGCTGGTGCTGGGCCCTACGCTGATGTTCGACGTGCCCGGTTTCCTGGATGTCAGCCTGCTGGCACTGCACGAATCGAACGCGCCTTATAACGGCTTCACGCAGACGGCCACCGCGCGCTATCGCTACGACACCCACGCGATGCTGACGGCCGCCTGGGGCATTCCCTTCACGCTGGGCGTGCCGCTATCGTTCGACGGCTACGCCAACTACATCGGCACCAAGGGCCGCAACGAATTCGGCGGCCCCACGGCCGTCGAGATCAACGTCGACATGCAGGTGATGTACGACCTGAGCGCCGCCGTGGGCGCGGCAAAAAACACGTTCAGGGCCGGTATCGAATACCAGTACTGGAAAAACAAGTTCGGCAATCCGGCACGCACCGTGCCAGGCGCCACCGCGCGCACGCCGATGGTGCGCGCCGAATACCATTTCTGA
- a CDS encoding GntR family transcriptional regulator: MSKQPTVGKRGAATDLRIYSAVVNAVMSHRLPPGTRLGEAEFCELYQVSRTTVRKALQRLAHDHIVALRPNRGAVVASPSPQEARDIFATRRALEREIVPLVIRHGTPASLARIRAALQAEEQARHSGDRAAWIRLGGEFHLLLAELAGNAVMQRFMVELVSRSSLIIALYENPGVPMCGNDEHERLLAMIEQGDTAHATALIDHHLIEIEGRLHLGASDRKLSLAEALAGC, from the coding sequence ATGAGCAAACAGCCAACTGTCGGCAAGCGGGGTGCCGCCACCGATCTGCGCATTTACAGCGCCGTCGTCAATGCGGTGATGAGTCACCGGCTGCCGCCCGGCACCCGCCTGGGCGAAGCCGAATTCTGCGAGCTGTACCAGGTCAGCCGCACCACGGTGAGGAAGGCCCTGCAACGGCTGGCGCATGACCATATCGTGGCGCTGCGGCCGAACCGGGGCGCCGTGGTGGCGTCGCCGTCGCCGCAGGAGGCGCGCGACATCTTTGCCACCCGGCGCGCGCTGGAGCGCGAGATCGTGCCGCTGGTGATCCGCCATGGTACGCCGGCGTCGCTCGCGCGCATCCGCGCCGCGCTTCAGGCCGAGGAGCAGGCCCGGCATTCGGGCGACCGCGCCGCGTGGATCCGGCTCGGCGGCGAATTCCACCTGCTGCTTGCCGAGCTGGCCGGCAACGCGGTGATGCAGCGCTTCATGGTGGAACTGGTGTCGCGTTCGTCGCTGATCATCGCGCTGTACGAGAACCCGGGCGTGCCCATGTGCGGCAACGACGAACATGAGCGGTTGCTGGCGATGATCGAACAGGGCGACACGGCCCACGCGACGGCGCTGATCGACCATCACCTCATCGAGATCGAGGGGCGGCTCCACCTGGGTGCATCCGACCGCAAGCTGAGCCTTGCCGAGGCGCTGGCGGGTTGCTAG
- a CDS encoding ABC transporter ATP-binding protein has product MTDQTLDPDIGSPRAVPRTEPRLQLLGISRVYPSVVANAEVNLTVMPGEIHAVLGENGAGKSTLMKMIYGVTRPDAGEIMWEGRQVHIPSPAAARRLGIGMVFQHFALFETLTVAENIALALDEHVPPATLAPRIRAVSEQYGLPLDPDRRVHSMSVGERQRVEIVRCLLQSPRLLIMDEPTSVLTPDAVQKLFASLRQLAAEGVSILYISHKLDEIQALCDKATILRAGRVAGTATPRTQTAHALAALMIGGDMPTCTLTPRAPGDVRLALDRLSVTSPDPFGTHLREMTLDVRAGEIVGLAGVSGNGQQELLKAISGEIPVAVADSIRLLGQGVGRLDAAERRRRGLGFVPEERLGRGAVPDLSLADNALLTGYLTPASGMLRRGVIRRAAVTAFAARVIERFKVKAGGPRAAASSLSGGNLQKFIVGREIGLAPQVMVLAQPTWGVDIGAAMLIRQAIIDLRNRGVAILVVSEEIDELFMLCDRIAVLAQGRLSRALPAAELTIDRIGVWMSGDFDHGAAPVDQLEGVAHVPA; this is encoded by the coding sequence ATGACTGACCAGACATTAGATCCCGACATCGGCTCGCCACGGGCAGTCCCGCGCACCGAGCCGCGCCTGCAACTGCTTGGTATTTCCAGGGTCTACCCGTCCGTGGTGGCCAACGCGGAGGTGAACCTGACGGTCATGCCCGGCGAAATCCACGCGGTGCTGGGCGAGAATGGCGCCGGCAAGAGCACGCTGATGAAGATGATCTACGGCGTGACCCGGCCGGACGCCGGCGAGATCATGTGGGAAGGCCGCCAGGTGCACATCCCCTCCCCGGCCGCCGCGCGCCGGCTCGGCATCGGCATGGTATTCCAGCATTTCGCACTGTTCGAGACCCTGACGGTGGCAGAGAACATCGCACTGGCGCTGGACGAACACGTCCCCCCCGCCACGCTCGCGCCGCGCATCCGCGCCGTGTCCGAACAATATGGCTTGCCGCTCGACCCGGACCGGCGCGTGCACAGCATGTCCGTTGGCGAGCGCCAGCGCGTCGAGATCGTGCGCTGCCTGCTGCAGTCGCCGCGCCTGCTGATCATGGACGAACCGACGTCGGTGCTGACGCCGGACGCTGTGCAAAAGCTGTTCGCGTCGCTGCGCCAGCTGGCGGCCGAAGGCGTCAGCATCCTGTATATCAGCCACAAGCTCGATGAAATCCAGGCGCTGTGCGACAAGGCGACGATCCTGCGCGCCGGTCGCGTCGCCGGCACGGCCACACCGCGCACGCAGACTGCGCATGCGCTGGCGGCCCTGATGATCGGCGGCGATATGCCGACCTGTACGTTGACGCCGCGCGCGCCGGGCGACGTCCGTCTCGCGCTCGACAGGTTGAGCGTGACCAGTCCCGATCCCTTCGGCACGCATCTGCGCGAGATGACGCTGGACGTGCGCGCCGGGGAGATCGTGGGCCTGGCCGGCGTGTCCGGCAACGGCCAGCAGGAATTATTGAAGGCCATCTCCGGCGAAATCCCGGTGGCGGTGGCCGACAGCATCCGCCTGCTGGGACAAGGCGTAGGCCGGCTGGATGCTGCCGAACGGCGCCGCCGCGGCCTGGGCTTCGTGCCGGAAGAGCGGCTGGGGCGCGGCGCCGTGCCCGATCTGTCGCTGGCCGACAACGCGCTGCTGACGGGCTATCTGACCCCGGCCAGCGGCATGCTGCGGCGTGGCGTGATCCGGCGCGCCGCCGTGACGGCATTTGCCGCCCGCGTCATCGAGCGCTTCAAGGTCAAGGCCGGCGGCCCGCGCGCGGCCGCATCGAGCCTGTCGGGCGGCAATCTGCAGAAATTCATCGTCGGTCGCGAAATCGGCCTGGCGCCCCAGGTCATGGTGCTGGCGCAGCCCACGTGGGGCGTGGACATCGGCGCCGCGATGCTGATCCGCCAGGCCATCATCGACCTGCGCAACCGGGGCGTCGCCATTCTCGTCGTGTCGGAGGAAATCGACGAACTGTTCATGCTGTGCGACCGCATCGCCGTGCTGGCGCAGGGCCGGCTGTCACGCGCGCTGCCGGCAGCGGAGCTGACGATCGACCGGATCGGCGTCTGGATGAGCGGCGATTTCGACCACGGCGCCGCTCCGGTCGATCAACTTGAAGGAGTTGCCCATGTCCCGGCTTGA
- a CDS encoding ABC transporter permease produces the protein MSRLEARPEPSRAMMLASPLLAALAMLATGSLLFLFLGQEPLHAFYVYFIKPATTAYGVGELLLKATPLILCGIGLAVGFRADVHNIGADGQLTLGAISAGCVALYFDGVDAPWLLPLMIVTGALGGMAWAAIPALLRTRFNTSEILVSLMLVYIAYLLLSYLVHGPLRDPAGYNFPQSKMFGAAATLPLLVEGLRVNAAFPLSLLFVLAAWFFCRHTFAGYRMRVSGMAPAAALYAGFSAPRNVWLAFLVSGALAGIAGVGEVAGPLGQLQPSVSPGYGFAAIIVAYVGRLHPVGVLLASLLMSLLYIGGESAQIELQLPSAITGLFQGLLLFYLLAADLFIHYRFKPRVRTIVPPLSETPA, from the coding sequence ATGTCCCGGCTTGAAGCCCGCCCCGAACCGTCGCGCGCAATGATGCTCGCATCGCCGCTGCTGGCCGCGCTGGCGATGCTGGCGACCGGCTCCCTGCTGTTCCTGTTCCTCGGCCAGGAACCGCTGCATGCCTTTTACGTCTACTTCATCAAGCCGGCGACGACGGCATATGGCGTCGGCGAGCTGCTGCTCAAGGCGACCCCATTGATCCTGTGCGGCATCGGACTGGCGGTCGGCTTTCGGGCCGATGTGCACAATATCGGCGCCGATGGCCAGCTGACGTTGGGCGCAATCTCGGCCGGTTGCGTGGCGCTGTATTTCGACGGCGTCGACGCACCTTGGCTGCTGCCGCTGATGATCGTCACGGGGGCCCTCGGCGGCATGGCATGGGCAGCTATCCCGGCGCTGCTGCGCACGCGCTTCAACACGAGCGAGATCCTCGTCAGCCTGATGCTGGTGTATATCGCCTACCTGTTGCTGTCCTACCTCGTGCATGGGCCGCTGCGCGATCCGGCCGGCTACAACTTCCCGCAATCGAAGATGTTCGGCGCGGCGGCGACGTTGCCTTTGCTGGTGGAAGGGCTGCGGGTCAATGCCGCCTTTCCGCTGTCGCTGCTGTTCGTGCTGGCGGCGTGGTTCTTCTGTCGTCACACCTTTGCCGGCTATCGCATGCGCGTGAGCGGCATGGCGCCAGCGGCGGCGCTGTACGCGGGCTTCTCGGCACCGCGTAACGTTTGGCTGGCGTTCCTGGTCAGCGGCGCGCTGGCCGGTATCGCGGGGGTCGGCGAAGTCGCCGGACCGCTGGGGCAGTTGCAGCCGTCGGTATCGCCCGGCTACGGCTTTGCCGCGATCATCGTTGCATATGTCGGGCGCTTGCATCCTGTCGGCGTGCTGCTGGCATCGTTGCTGATGTCGCTGCTGTATATCGGCGGCGAATCGGCACAGATCGAGCTGCAACTGCCGTCGGCGATCACGGGCCTGTTCCAGGGCCTGCTGCTGTTTTACCTGCTCGCGGCCGACCTGTTCATCCATTACCGTTTCAAGCCACGTGTGCGCACGATCGTACCGCCCCTTTCGGAGACCCCAGCATGA
- a CDS encoding ABC transporter permease, whose amino-acid sequence MNADYLISFLASTAGAATPLVLASTGELVAERSGVLNLGLEGIMLVGAVAGFSVALHAGSLTLGLLAALLAGMALALVFAFLVLTLQTNQVATGLALTLFGIGLSAFLGRDLVGQTVTPLPHLAFPVLSNLPFIGPLLFRFDAVVYGSLLLVAAVGWVLAKSRVGLQIRAIGEAPASAHAIGMPVVKLRYASVLFGGALAGLGGAYLSLALTPMWVEGMTAGRGWIALAQVVFATWKPRGVIVGAYLFGGVTVLQFHGQGLGLAVPAEFLSMLPYLATIIVLVIICRNPQTILLNKPMSLGQNFRAD is encoded by the coding sequence ATGAACGCCGACTACCTGATCTCCTTCCTGGCCAGTACCGCCGGCGCCGCGACACCGCTGGTGCTGGCCTCCACCGGCGAACTCGTTGCCGAACGCTCTGGAGTGCTGAACCTGGGGCTCGAAGGCATCATGCTGGTGGGCGCCGTGGCCGGATTCTCGGTCGCGCTGCATGCCGGCTCGCTGACCCTCGGGCTGCTGGCGGCCCTGCTGGCCGGCATGGCGCTGGCGCTGGTGTTTGCTTTTCTGGTACTGACGTTGCAGACCAACCAGGTTGCCACGGGCCTGGCGCTGACGCTGTTCGGCATCGGCCTGTCGGCCTTTCTCGGCCGCGACCTGGTCGGCCAGACGGTGACGCCGCTGCCGCACCTGGCGTTCCCCGTGCTGTCGAATCTGCCGTTCATCGGCCCGCTGCTGTTCCGCTTCGACGCCGTCGTGTATGGCTCGCTGCTGCTGGTCGCGGCGGTGGGCTGGGTGCTGGCGAAAAGCCGGGTGGGACTGCAGATCCGCGCCATCGGCGAAGCGCCCGCCAGTGCCCATGCGATCGGCATGCCGGTCGTGAAGCTGCGCTATGCCAGCGTGTTGTTCGGCGGCGCGCTGGCGGGACTGGGCGGCGCCTACCTGTCGCTGGCACTGACGCCGATGTGGGTGGAAGGAATGACAGCGGGCCGCGGCTGGATCGCGCTGGCGCAGGTGGTATTCGCCACGTGGAAGCCGCGTGGCGTCATCGTCGGCGCCTACCTGTTCGGCGGTGTTACGGTGCTGCAGTTCCATGGCCAGGGGCTGGGCCTGGCCGTGCCGGCCGAGTTCCTGTCGATGCTGCCGTACCTGGCAACAATCATCGTCCTCGTCATCATCTGCCGCAATCCGCAGACGATCCTGCTGAACAAACCGATGTCGCTGGGCCAGAATTTCAGGGCCGACTAG
- a CDS encoding PaaI family thioesterase, with protein sequence MDDNKFNLDYFNNFANGTLPDHLGIRITAAGQGELSAELDIARHHLAPNGYLHAGTVVTLADTACGYACYSNLPEGANNFTTIELKSNHLGTARDGSIAVTAKAVHMGKTTQVWDATVTNKANGKTIALFRCTQMVLYPSK encoded by the coding sequence ATGGACGACAACAAATTCAACCTCGACTACTTCAACAATTTCGCCAACGGCACCTTGCCGGACCATCTGGGCATCCGCATCACGGCGGCCGGTCAAGGCGAGCTGTCGGCGGAGCTGGACATCGCCAGGCACCATCTCGCACCGAACGGCTATCTGCATGCCGGCACCGTCGTGACCCTGGCCGATACGGCCTGTGGCTATGCGTGCTATTCGAACCTGCCCGAAGGCGCCAACAACTTCACGACGATCGAGCTGAAGTCGAACCACCTGGGCACGGCGCGCGACGGTTCCATCGCCGTCACGGCAAAGGCGGTGCACATGGGGAAAACGACGCAGGTGTGGGATGCGACCGTGACGAACAAGGCAAACGGCAAGACGATCGCGCTGTTCCGCTGCACGCAGATGGTGTTGTACCCATCGAAGTAA
- a CDS encoding peroxiredoxin family protein — protein sequence MTTTSKPWLKPALAAAVIAAAGFGAYYSLGSAPAAPPVTFVGLKGERITPEDLRGKVVMVNFWATSCTTCVAEMPEMVDTYNKYKGQGLEFVAVAMKYDPPSYVVNFTETRQLPFKVALDVTGEAAKAYGDVTMTPTTFVIDKDGKILKRYVGKPEFPALHKLLEKALQG from the coding sequence ATGACGACGACGTCGAAACCCTGGCTGAAACCGGCACTCGCGGCCGCCGTTATCGCTGCCGCCGGTTTCGGTGCCTACTATTCGCTGGGCAGCGCGCCCGCCGCGCCGCCGGTGACGTTTGTCGGCCTGAAGGGCGAACGCATCACGCCGGAGGACCTGCGCGGCAAGGTCGTCATGGTCAATTTCTGGGCCACGTCGTGCACCACCTGCGTGGCCGAAATGCCGGAAATGGTCGACACGTATAACAAATACAAGGGGCAAGGCCTGGAGTTCGTCGCCGTGGCGATGAAGTACGACCCGCCCAGCTACGTCGTCAACTTCACGGAAACGCGCCAGCTGCCCTTCAAAGTCGCGCTGGACGTGACGGGCGAAGCGGCCAAGGCCTACGGCGACGTGACGATGACGCCGACCACCTTCGTCATCGACAAGGACGGCAAGATCCTGAAACGGTATGTCGGCAAGCCGGAGTTCCCGGCGTTGCACAAATTGCTGGAGAAGGCGCTGCAGGGCTAG
- a CDS encoding BON domain-containing protein: MSKSVALLRRLQRPVAIALLGGAMLSSLSGCVALVAGGAVAGTMAASDRRTFGAQTEDKSIAIKADVRIRNVVGDAGHVNVNSFNRKALITGEVRDEAMKAAVEREVKGIEGVQSVVNELEIAGPSSYTSRSSDTLITTKVKASLVDAKDISANSFKVVTERGAVYLMGRVTQREANKATEIARGVDGVSKVVRVFEYITEEEWKQYQPNPAPQAQ, from the coding sequence ATGAGTAAATCCGTGGCCCTGCTGCGCCGCCTGCAACGTCCTGTCGCCATTGCCCTGCTGGGCGGCGCGATGCTGAGCAGCCTGTCCGGTTGCGTCGCCCTGGTCGCCGGCGGCGCCGTCGCCGGCACGATGGCCGCGTCGGACCGCCGTACCTTCGGCGCACAGACGGAAGACAAGTCCATCGCCATCAAGGCCGATGTCCGCATCCGCAACGTCGTCGGCGACGCGGGCCATGTCAACGTCAACTCGTTCAACCGCAAGGCGCTGATCACTGGCGAAGTGCGCGACGAGGCGATGAAGGCCGCCGTCGAGCGCGAGGTGAAAGGCATCGAGGGCGTGCAGTCGGTCGTCAACGAACTGGAAATCGCCGGCCCGTCGAGCTACACGTCGCGCTCGAGCGATACGCTGATCACGACCAAGGTCAAGGCCAGTCTGGTGGACGCGAAGGATATCTCGGCGAACTCGTTCAAGGTCGTCACCGAGCGTGGCGCCGTCTACCTGATGGGCCGCGTGACGCAGCGCGAAGCCAACAAGGCCACCGAAATCGCGCGCGGCGTGGACGGTGTGTCGAAAGTGGTGCGCGTGTTCGAGTACATCACGGAAGAAGAGTGGAAGCAGTACCAGCCCAATCCTGCACCGCAGGCCCAGTAA
- a CDS encoding phosphoheptose isomerase, translating into MTNQRILSHFHESAETKIQSATVLAQPIAQAIELMFAALSNGNKILACGNGGSAADCQHFAAELVGRFERERFPLPALALTTDTSILTAVANDYSYREIFSKQVQAFGQAGDILLAISTSGNSANVMAAIEAALEREMRVVALTGKGGGAIGKMLTDADVHICVPAERTARIQEVHLTSIHCICDGIDVALFGGDVNE; encoded by the coding sequence ATGACTAATCAACGCATCCTCTCGCACTTCCACGAAAGTGCCGAAACCAAGATTCAGTCCGCAACCGTCCTGGCGCAACCGATTGCGCAGGCGATCGAACTGATGTTCGCAGCCCTTTCCAACGGCAACAAGATTCTCGCCTGCGGCAACGGCGGCTCCGCGGCCGACTGCCAGCACTTCGCTGCCGAGCTGGTAGGCCGTTTCGAACGCGAGCGCTTCCCGCTGCCCGCGCTGGCACTGACCACGGACACGTCGATCCTGACGGCCGTCGCCAACGACTACAGCTACCGCGAAATCTTCAGCAAGCAGGTGCAGGCGTTCGGCCAGGCCGGCGACATCCTGCTGGCCATTTCCACGTCGGGCAACTCGGCCAACGTGATGGCGGCCATCGAAGCGGCGCTGGAACGCGAGATGCGCGTCGTGGCGCTGACGGGCAAGGGCGGCGGCGCCATCGGCAAGATGCTGACGGACGCCGATGTCCACATCTGCGTCCCGGCCGAGCGCACGGCGCGCATCCAGGAAGTCCATTTGACGAGTATTCACTGCATTTGCGACGGCATCGACGTCGCCTTGTTCGGAGGAGATGTGAATGAGTAA
- a CDS encoding YraN family protein, translated as MSRTAQQDKGQQGEDAALVHLTRQGLKLVERNFRCAGGELDLIMRDGDCLVFVEVRGRRSMRFGGAAASITPAKQRRLVHAAQTFLLRYPRLPPCRFDVIAIDAGSIEWLKNVMS; from the coding sequence ATGTCCCGCACCGCGCAGCAGGACAAGGGACAACAGGGCGAGGATGCGGCCCTCGTCCACCTGACGCGGCAGGGATTGAAACTGGTCGAGCGCAATTTCCGCTGCGCCGGCGGGGAGCTCGACCTGATCATGCGCGACGGCGACTGCCTTGTCTTCGTCGAAGTCAGGGGGCGGCGCAGCATGCGTTTCGGCGGCGCGGCCGCCAGCATCACGCCGGCCAAGCAGCGCCGCCTCGTGCATGCGGCGCAGACCTTCCTGCTGCGCTATCCGCGCCTGCCGCCATGCCGCTTCGACGTGATCGCCATCGATGCGGGATCGATCGAATGGCTGAAAAACGTGATGTCCTGA
- a CDS encoding penicillin-binding protein activator — protein MKTLILGVAAALALSACSTPCDSPGGLCAPISSVASPPEPERTRLPDRPPEPPPEEAQVFAVAMPPGTTGDEGPPPAAGKTVRVGLMLPLRSETLGQAADALRAGFMAAWERDKAGFEVSVIETGDAPDEVLPAYQAALGANDIVVGPLARSAVTALAASPLVTKPTIALNRPEGREDAALPPNMLSIGLSIEDEARQVAEWAAGDYPGGEALILSGGNAWQRRIASAFAAHWQQLGHMAKTLEMSTTNGYLSDAELVALRARLASEPVELLFAALDADQARQLRTALNAPPLGDIPLYGTSSLNPGRTNLLEGGELDGVRLLDLPWQVQRDSSTVMSYPRPEPRDEVRLSADMERLYALGIDAFRVAREIALKPGQPVTLDGVTGQLTIEFGNGPARFRRVEPTAVYRNGVPVPLPAPGTQP, from the coding sequence ATGAAAACACTGATTCTGGGCGTGGCTGCCGCGCTGGCGCTGTCCGCCTGCAGCACGCCTTGCGACAGTCCGGGAGGATTGTGCGCGCCTATCTCGTCGGTGGCAAGCCCGCCGGAACCGGAACGTACGCGCCTGCCGGACCGTCCGCCCGAGCCGCCACCGGAGGAAGCGCAGGTCTTTGCCGTGGCCATGCCGCCGGGCACCACTGGCGATGAAGGCCCGCCGCCCGCCGCCGGCAAGACGGTACGCGTCGGCCTGATGCTGCCGCTGCGCTCCGAAACGCTGGGCCAGGCGGCCGACGCGCTGCGCGCCGGCTTCATGGCCGCGTGGGAACGCGACAAGGCCGGCTTCGAGGTGTCCGTCATCGAGACAGGCGACGCGCCGGACGAGGTGCTGCCCGCGTACCAGGCCGCGCTGGGCGCCAACGATATCGTCGTCGGGCCGCTCGCGCGATCCGCCGTGACCGCCCTGGCCGCCAGCCCGCTGGTGACGAAACCGACGATTGCCCTGAACCGTCCGGAAGGGCGCGAGGATGCGGCACTGCCGCCGAACATGCTGTCGATCGGCCTGTCGATCGAGGACGAGGCGCGCCAGGTGGCCGAGTGGGCCGCCGGCGATTATCCGGGCGGCGAAGCGCTGATCCTCTCGGGTGGCAATGCCTGGCAGCGCCGCATCGCCAGCGCGTTCGCGGCGCACTGGCAGCAACTGGGCCACATGGCCAAGACGCTGGAGATGTCGACCACCAACGGCTACCTGAGCGACGCCGAGCTGGTGGCGCTGCGCGCGCGGCTGGCTAGCGAACCGGTGGAGCTGCTGTTCGCGGCGCTGGACGCCGACCAGGCGCGCCAGCTGCGCACCGCGCTGAACGCGCCGCCGCTGGGCGACATCCCGCTGTACGGCACGTCGTCGCTCAATCCCGGCCGCACCAATCTGCTGGAAGGCGGCGAGCTCGATGGCGTGCGCCTGCTCGATCTGCCGTGGCAGGTCCAGCGCGACAGCAGCACGGTGATGAGCTACCCGCGCCCGGAACCGCGCGACGAGGTGCGCCTGTCGGCCGACATGGAGCGCCTGTACGCGCTGGGCATCGACGCGTTCCGCGTCGCGCGCGAGATTGCGTTGAAACCGGGCCAGCCGGTCACCCTGGACGGCGTGACGGGCCAGCTGACCATCGAGTTCGGCAACGGTCCGGCCAGATTCCGCCGCGTCGAGCCGACAGCCGTCTACCGCAACGGCGTGCCCGTGCCGCTGCCTGCGCCAGGCACCCAGCCCTAG
- the rsmI gene encoding 16S rRNA (cytidine(1402)-2'-O)-methyltransferase, whose amino-acid sequence MTVQESSVLATLPVLGETALQTYPTATLYVVATPIGNVTDISLRALHVLTLVDAIACEDTRNTSHLLQRFGIHKPLVAAHMHNEREAAQAIVQRLQAGERIALVSDAGTPGVSDPGAKIVDAVIGAGLRVVPLPGASAAVTALSASGLINDQFHFVGFLPAKAKQRETVLNGLRTVTATMVFYEAPHRIVDCAAALAAVFEPTRQVVFARELTKLFEEIHRCPLSDAAAWIAADAHREKGEYVVLLAGAPEATDAGDAEAERILNILLAECSVKQAANLAAQITGRKKNALYDRALALKGGD is encoded by the coding sequence ATGACAGTTCAAGAATCCAGCGTGCTCGCGACGCTTCCCGTGCTCGGCGAAACGGCGCTGCAGACCTATCCTACGGCAACATTGTATGTAGTAGCCACCCCCATCGGCAATGTTACCGACATTAGCCTGCGGGCGCTGCACGTGTTGACGCTGGTCGATGCGATCGCCTGTGAGGACACGCGCAACACGTCGCACCTGCTGCAGCGCTTCGGCATCCATAAACCGCTGGTGGCCGCGCACATGCACAACGAACGCGAAGCGGCGCAGGCGATCGTGCAGCGCCTGCAGGCAGGCGAGCGTATCGCGCTGGTCTCCGATGCAGGCACGCCTGGCGTGTCGGACCCGGGCGCGAAGATCGTCGACGCCGTCATCGGCGCCGGCCTGCGCGTGGTGCCGCTGCCCGGCGCGTCCGCGGCCGTGACGGCACTGTCGGCCAGTGGCCTGATCAACGACCAGTTTCATTTCGTCGGCTTCCTGCCGGCCAAGGCAAAGCAGCGCGAGACGGTGCTGAACGGCCTGCGCACGGTAACCGCGACGATGGTGTTCTACGAGGCGCCGCACCGCATCGTCGATTGCGCCGCTGCGCTGGCCGCCGTATTCGAGCCCACCCGCCAGGTCGTCTTCGCGCGCGAGCTGACCAAACTGTTCGAGGAGATCCACCGCTGCCCACTGTCCGACGCCGCCGCATGGATCGCCGCCGACGCGCACCGCGAGAAGGGAGAATACGTCGTGCTGCTGGCGGGCGCACCGGAAGCCACGGATGCCGGCGATGCCGAGGCGGAGCGCATCCTGAACATCCTGCTGGCCGAATGCTCCGTCAAGCAGGCGGCCAACCTGGCAGCGCAGATCACGGGGCGCAAGAAGAACGCGCTGTACGACCGCGCGCTGGCGCTGAAGGGCGGGGATTAA
- a CDS encoding glutathione S-transferase family protein, whose amino-acid sequence MLTILGKETSINVRKVLWTCRLLDLPWTLEPWGSGVRDPRVPEFMALNPNAQVPVLRDGDTVLWESNTICRYLATKAGDTALLPADALARARVEQWMDWQATELNAAWRPAFMALMRGSDKFDAAAIAASVADWNGKMAILDAQLARTGAFVTGPDFTLADVVLALSAHRWRMAPIEHVRFPAMEAYLHRLETVPGFAQYCGEATP is encoded by the coding sequence ATGCTGACGATACTGGGCAAGGAAACGTCGATCAACGTGCGCAAGGTGCTGTGGACCTGCCGCCTGCTGGATCTGCCATGGACGCTGGAACCATGGGGCAGCGGCGTGCGCGACCCGCGCGTGCCGGAGTTCATGGCGCTCAATCCGAACGCACAGGTGCCCGTGCTGCGGGACGGCGACACCGTGCTGTGGGAATCGAACACGATCTGCCGCTACCTGGCAACGAAGGCCGGGGACACGGCGCTGCTGCCGGCCGACGCGCTGGCGCGGGCGCGCGTCGAGCAGTGGATGGACTGGCAGGCCACGGAACTGAACGCGGCATGGCGGCCCGCGTTCATGGCGCTGATGCGGGGCAGCGACAAGTTCGACGCGGCGGCAATTGCCGCCAGCGTGGCGGACTGGAACGGCAAGATGGCGATCCTGGACGCGCAACTGGCGCGTACCGGCGCCTTCGTCACGGGCCCTGACTTCACGCTGGCCGACGTGGTGCTGGCGTTGTCTGCGCACCGCTGGCGCATGGCGCCGATCGAACACGTGCGCTTCCCTGCGATGGAAGCGTATCTGCACCGACTGGAAACCGTGCCGGGGTTCGCGCAGTATTGCGGCGAAGCGACGCCTTAA